In the Nitrososphaerota archaeon genome, one interval contains:
- a CDS encoding N-acetyltransferase, whose amino-acid sequence MNYIGQNVKLGKNVRIWHFVYIGDNTEIGDNVKIGSLTHIDYNVKIGSNTKIEGLVYIPPLSIIGEGVFIGPRVTLTNDPYPMSERLVGVVVEDNAVLCAGAVIKAGVKVGRNSVVGMGAVVTRDVPPDTVVYGVPAKPVYSRKVYEEKRLRWVKGLAVDAP is encoded by the coding sequence ATTAACTACATTGGGCAGAATGTTAAGTTAGGTAAGAATGTGCGCATATGGCACTTCGTCTATATAGGCGATAATACTGAGATAGGTGATAATGTTAAGATAGGTTCGCTTACGCACATAGACTACAATGTTAAAATTGGTTCTAACACGAAGATCGAGGGTTTGGTCTATATACCCCCTCTTTCAATAATAGGTGAAGGTGTCTTCATAGGGCCTAGGGTTACCCTAACGAACGACCCCTACCCTATGAGTGAGAGGCTAGTGGGTGTTGTGGTCGAAGATAATGCTGTGCTGTGTGCTGGAGCTGTAATAAAGGCTGGTGTGAAGGTAGGTAGGAATAGCGTGGTAGGCATGGGGGCTGTGGTAACTAGAGATGTGCCTCCTGATACAGTAGTATACGGTGTTCCTGCAAAGCCTGTCTATAGTAGAAAGGTGTATGAAGAGAAGAGGCTCAGATGGGTTAAGGGTTTA